From a single Phalacrocorax carbo chromosome 10, bPhaCar2.1, whole genome shotgun sequence genomic region:
- the GID4 gene encoding glucose-induced degradation protein 4 homolog translates to MPVRSERCRAGGAAGSASSSPSGAAASSLVPPPPINTAQPGVATSLLYSGAKFRGQQRSKGNAYEVEVVMQHVDMENSYLCGYLKIKGLTEEYPTLTTFFEGEIISKKHPFLTRKWDADEDVDRKHWGKFQAFYQYAKSFNSDDFDYEDLKNGDYVFMRWKEQFLVPDHTIKDISGASFAGFYYICFQKSAASIEGYYYHRSSEWYQSLNLTHVPEHSAPIYEFR, encoded by the exons ATGCCGGTGAGAAGCGAGCGGTGCCGTGCGGGTGGAGCGGCGGGATCGGCCTCTTCGTCACCCTCCGGAGCGGCCGCCAGTAGCCTGGTACCGCCGCCCCCCATCAACACGGCGCAGCCCGGCGTAGCCACCTCGCTGCTTTACAGCGGCGCCAAGTTCCGCGGGCAGCAGCGCAGCAAGGGCAATGCCTACGAGGTGGAGGTCGTCATGCAG CATGTGGATATGGAAAACTCCTATCTCTGTGGATACTTGAAGATTAAAGGCCTTACAGAG GAGTACCCAACCCTCACCACTTTCTTTGAAGGGGAAATAATCAGTAAAAAACACCCTTTCTTAACGCGCAAGTGGGATGCCGATGAAGATGTGGATCGTAAACACTGG ggGAAGTTCCAGGCTTTTTACCAGTATGCAAAATCATTTAACTCTGATGACTTTGATTATGAGGATCTGAAAAATGGGGACTATGTCTTCATGAGATGGAAG GAGCAGTTCCTAGTCCCAGATCACACTATCAAAGACATCAGCGGTGCTTCCTTTGCTGGTTTCTATTACATCTGTTTCCAGAAGTCAGCAGCATCTATAGAGGGCTATTACTACCATAGGAGTTCAGAATG